A region from the Cannabis sativa cultivar Pink pepper isolate KNU-18-1 chromosome 9, ASM2916894v1, whole genome shotgun sequence genome encodes:
- the LOC133031177 gene encoding uncharacterized protein LOC133031177, producing MASSSSQDGGWMDQYAHLDIEGEEEGVLITDDQEGEAQAFDDRWCLVGKFLTNRTFDFDAMRHTLASLWQPGKGVYVKELDTNRYLFQFYHEIDIQTVIDGSPWTFNRMPLVFYRLKRGEDPRVVPLHELDMWVQLHDLKYGFMSEWVVKHAGNYVGTFIKSDPKNFIGIWRDYLRVRVTIDINKPLKRRMKLIKQDGTWIWTTFKYEYVPTFCFICGFIGHGDRFCPRRFDSHFDPNIKPYGEWMKAITKKKNYLIGAQWLRSNRDDDEGVANGGGRQWKQAEAMNVTSPTMVRSDGVNSGIRLGDNQGAIFWRESWG from the coding sequence ATGGCTTCGAGTAGTTCTCAAGATGGTGGCTGGATGGATCAGTATGCACACTTGGATATTgagggagaagaagaaggagtCCTGATTACTGATGATCAGGAAGGGGAGGCTCAAGCGTTTGACGATCGATGGTGCCTGGTGGGTAAATTTCTCACAAATAGGACTTTTGATTTCGATGCTATGCGGCATACATTGGCCTCGCTTTGGCAGCCGGGGAAGGGAGTATATGTGAAGGAATTAGATACTAATAGgtatctttttcaattttaccatGAAATTGATATTCAAACGGTTATTGATGGAAGTCCATGGACGTTTAATAGAATGCCGCTTGTGTTCTATCGATTGAAAAGAGGGGAGGATCCTAGAGTGGTTCCGTTGCATGAACTAGATATGTGGGTTCAGTTACATGATTTAAAGTATGGTTTCATGTCGGAATGGGTCGTCAAACACGCTGGAAACTATGTGGGAACATTCATCAAGTCAGACCCGAAGAACTTCATTGGCATATGGCGTGATTACCTTCGTGTTCGGGTGACAATTGACATTAACAAGCCTTTGAAGCGTCGTATGAAATTGATCAAACAAGATGGAACATGGATTTGGACCACCTTTAAGTATGAATATGTACCTACTTTCTGTTTCATATGTGGGTTCATTGGTCATGGAGATCGATTTTGTCCCAGGAGGTTTGATTCTCATTTCGATCCGAACATTAAACCTTATGGAGAATGGATGAAAGCCATTACTAAGAAGAAAAACTATCTCATCGGGGCTCAATGGCTTCGTTCCAACCGTGATGATGATGAAGGAGTGGCTAATGGTGGTGGACGGCAGTGGAAACAGGCTGAGGCCATGAACGTTACTTCTCCAACGATGGTGCGATCAGATGGAGTCAATTCAGGGATACGATTGGGAGACAATCAGGGTGCTATTTTTTGGAGAGAATCGTGGGGATGA
- the LOC115723342 gene encoding transcription factor bHLH147: MASPSLISNPVTTDRARDSTRKKKKKKIQSSSKHGLNQPQDHARWKSQTQQQIYSSKLLQALSHVTISNPSASREDQPEPTPPAPTPRRGRAVREAADRVLAVAAKGRTRWSRAILTSRLKLKFRKHKKQRLPTPAAATNVSSRSKKPRVSVFRLKGKSLPAVQRKVRVLGRLVPGCRKQPLPVILEEATDYIAALEMQVRAMTALAELLSGSTSGASSSSAPPT, from the coding sequence ATGGCATCACCATCTCTGATTTCGAATCCCGTAACGACCGATCGAGCAAGGGATTCaacaagaaagaaaaagaagaagaaaatccaATCCTCATCCAAACACGGCCTTAATCAACCCCAAGATCATGCCAGGTGGAAATCCCAAACCCAACAACAAATCTACTCTTCCAAACTCCTTCAAGCCTTGAGCCACGTCACCATCTCTAACCCCTCCGCCTCCCGAGAGGACCAGCCGGAGCCCACGCCGCCCGCTCCCACTCCGCGCCGAGGCCGTGCCGTCCGTGAAGCCGCAGACAGAGTCCTTGCTGTAGCCGCTAAGGGCCGGACTCGGTGGAGTCGAGCCATTCTTACAAGCCGGCTAAAACTCAAGTTTAGAAAGCATAAGAAGCAGAGGCTACCGACCCCGGCGGCGGCGACTAACGTTAGTAGCCGGTCGAAGAAGCCGAGAGTGAGTGTTTTTAGGTTAAAGGGGAAGAGTTTGCCGGCGGTTCAGAGGAAAGTTCGAGTTCTTGGCCGGTTGGTTCCCGGCTGCCGGAAGCAACCTTTGCCTGTGATTCTAGAAGAGGCTACCGATTACATAGCCGCTTTGGAGATGCAAGTCCGAGCCATGACCGCCCTAGCCGAGCTACTATCTGGCTCGACTTCTGGCGCCAGCTCAAGTTCTGCGCCACCAAcctga